A segment of the Gracilinanus agilis isolate LMUSP501 unplaced genomic scaffold, AgileGrace unplaced_scaffold7259, whole genome shotgun sequence genome:
GAGCGCCGAGAGCGCAGTCCAGGCTTGGCCGGTCGGGATGCCCCTGCTACAAAGTATCCTTCGGGGGCGTGAGCCAATGGCAGCTGGGAATTGTTGTTGTTTAACTTGTTACTCTTGAATCTAGGGGAAACTGCGGGCGGTTTCCGGGATGGGGGCTGGGGAGCGGGGAGCGCCCGGCTCGGCCACCCCCGGGGCCTTGGGGGGGTCCAATAAGCGGATCCCTCTGCCGTAGAGACTCGGGCTGTGCCCCATCCTGCTTGTTTCTGGCCCGGGAAGGGCTTTGTGAGGGGCAGCTGTCACACTCTCAGGCCCCCATTCATTCTTCAGCCTTTCAAATCTATtaatttgctttttgttgtttttttcccaccAACACACCCGCCTCACCATCACCGCCACTGCCCCCCTCTCCCTCAATCCAGCCGTAAGTGGGGCCCAGTGTGACAGCGGCAGGAGCAGAGAACAGGCTGGCCCAGCCAGAGCAGAGGCGGGAAAGCTGCGGGGAGGAGAACAGCCTATTGTAGAAAGGGTAAGGGCTGGGCTCCGGTCTGGGGCCGCGGGCTGGGCTTTCCCtggtttttttcttcaaaagcGAAAGGCCTGGAAGTCAATGTAACTTCTCAGAGTTCAGTGTACGGCCTCGCTCTGCAGAGGTCAGGATGTTGTTGCTTTAGGAGAGGTCAGTGAACTTTTAAATGTGTTGTTTTCAGATGTTGGTAACTCTCAGAGTATACTTGGTTTCCATTGTTAGCCCCTGCACTTGTGTTTTATACATTTGAAAGAAGGGGGCCAGACCTGAAGAAGGTTAGGAGGCCTTATAGACACCGGGTTGGAGGGTGACAACCCTGTTCCCCGAGGCTGGGCCAAATCCAAGCCCAGGAGGTGAATCTTCCTTCCCCCAGCCCAGGACCCCCTCACTGTCTGGTGTGGCTTCCCCCATCGTTGGGgcctgggaagaggggaggagccTGCACGGTCCCTGGGCCCAGGCCCCAAGGACCCAGAACCCAGATGTCTCTGAGGCCCCAACGCAGTTGTTTTCTGTGGCAACAATCTCCATAGAGACCAAGAGGTTAAAAGAGCTCAAACATAATACAAACCACTTTGTTCACCTTAAGTCAAAACCCAGTATTTGCTGGCTGAAAAGTTCTGTTCTTGGCACTGTGATCTATTCGAAAATCTAGTGCCTGGGTTCAGGCACCGGTTCTGTGCTTGTGGGCCAGCAGTTAGAGCACAGAGCCTAGAACAGGAAGATCAGTACAAATCGTGCCTCAGACACGGCTGacctacgtgaccctgggcaaaccaccaaacccctatttgcctcagttcctcatctataaaatggggacacaccaGAGAAGGCAATGGAAAAAGTAGTTTTGCTGAGGGTCAGACAGgaccaaacaacaataacagctGTCCGTTGTTGATTCCAGCTGGAGATGGCCATTCCGGCCCTGCTGCTCACTCTCAGCAGCTCTaggccagcctcagtttctctgtctgaAAAACAGGCATGCTGATCCCTGATCTGTATCTATAGGAAGGCGAGAATTACTTAATGGATTATGGGATGGGACAACCAGGTGGctttaatggattgagagccagggctggagaaggggggttctggattcaaatgtggcctctggtGGGCTCAGGGGGAGGCTGGGTAGATTAACTGGGGCGCCTGCCCTgagctctcctccctccctctgagtGGGTGTTTGCCAGCCTTTCCCCCAGCTTCCCCCTCAGCTACTCAGGGCTGTCTGTCTGCATTCCAGATGTGACAGAATGGGGGTGGACTTTGATGTGAAGACTTTCTGCCACAATCTCCGGGCCACAAAGCCCCCCTACGAGTGCCCCATAGAGACCTGCCGCAAGATCTATAAAAGCTACAGCGGCATCGAGTACCACCTGTACCACTATGACCACGATAGCCCCCCTCCCCCTCAGCAGACTCCCCTCCGCAAGCACAAGAAGAAGGGGCGCCAGTCCCGCTCGGCCAACAAGCAGTCCCCCAGCCCCTCGGAGGTGTCGCAGTCCCCCAGCCGAGAAGTGATGACTTACGCCCAAGCCCAGCGCATGGTCGAGGTGGACCTGCACGGCCGAGTCCACCGGATCAGCATCTTTGACAACCTGGATGTGGTGTCCGAGGACGACGAGGCCCCGGAGGAGAACCCCGAGAATGGCAGCAACAAGGAGAACACAGAGACCCCGGCCGCTACGCCCAAGGCGGGCAAGCATAAGAACAAGGACAAGCGGAAGGACTcgaaccaccaccaccaccaccaccacaacgcCTCGGCCAACCCCACCCCAAAGCTGCCCGAGGTGGTATACCGGGAGCTGGAGCAGGACACCCCCGATGCCCCACCTCGCCCAACCTCTTACTACCGGTAAGGCCAGTCctgcccttcctccccctcccaccatGCCACTGACCCTGCCCTGAAGACCAGCTCCACAGGACGGGCACTAGCGGGGCTAGGAGAGCAGGCAGGGCTCGCGGCTCCTCTGTCCTCCCCCTCACGCTTCCCTCAGGACCTGTGAGGGGGTGCCAGGAGCTCTCAGAGCAGCTCACATTTCTCTAGCTCCCCAAAGCTACCCGGGCAGGTAGGTCATACAAGTCTCCTCGTCTCTGTTTGTCCTCAGGACTTGAGGCTTCTTTGATACAGTGGTTGGGCTGCTCCCTCCACTGTCCCTTCTATGAATATGTATAGATGGAGTGACCAGAACACTGGCCCCGGGTCAGCCAGGCCGGTTCTCTCGCCAGGTCCGTCCCTGAGGCCCTTGATTTGGGGGGCGGGAGGGGGGCTGCAAGGCTTATGCTCTGCTGGTGTGTAGGTTTCAAGAGCCCAGAATCCCCTTTATACTGTGATGAGGACCCTGAGTGAGATGACTCCCTTCTCTGTGCCTATACAGATAGAATTTGGGAGAGCCAGAATGTAGGTTGGATGAATGTTTAAGGAATGCGGGCAGATAAAGGAGAGGAGGTTACCTTGGACCCTGGCCCTGGCCCTTGCTGGGCCTACATCATTCTGTGGCTCATGGGCACTTACTCCCTGTTGGATGGATTTTTAAGCCAGTTCTTTCTTGTTTTTGCTCATCCTGGcttcttcccttttcattccTGCTGTCCTTCCCTTTCCTGCTGACCTCCTTTGCCCCTTATGGACCTCCTCCTTGCCTGGTTGATTTCTGTCTCTTTCCAGTATATTGGGGGTCCAGCCCAGAAGCAACAGGACTTAATCATGTTGGGCCTCCCCTCGGTTACACTGTCTGCCTCTGGGATGCTGGGATACAGCTACACTGTAGAAAGCTGGGACCCAAGACTAGGGAGGAAAGAGAGCTCATGCTCTCAAACTCTACTTTCTGGTCATTCCCAAAGCATTCAAcagtgaaggaaaagaaaatacaaaggaaatgacACCCTGTGGGTCAGATCTTTGCTTCTCTCCCTTTCACTAAATAAATACCCTTCTACCCTCCTGCAACAACATTGGTTCATAGAATCAtctctagagctagaaggaacttcagcCGTCATctaggcaaaccacttcattttacaggtggggagtGGACACAGATCTGGGGAATTCAGCttcttgttcaaggtcacacagctagcaggcATCAGAGATTGGAATCTGCACCCAGCTCCTGTGGACTTTGTCTGCTGTACCAGCTCCCCTGGGTGGCAGCTTCCCACTGAGCTGTATTGGGGTTCCTATGATCATGGGAGATGCTGCAGCATCCCCAAAGCCTTTGGGAGGGACTGGCAAATCAGAGCAGTCCCAAGGGCTGCTGTAGGACCCCGGCTTTTTTATTTATCCGGAGTTATGCAGTGACTCGAGGCTGCAGTGGGTTGCCAAGTGGCTTGACATCTCATACCAAACAATAGCCCAAGGTTCTATCCAGTCAACTGCCAGCCTTCTTCTACTCCCCAGTGACAGGAGTGAAGTGGCCACACACCTTCTGGACTTCCCTCCTGCTTTCTGGCTCTCTCACTCCTGGGGAGCCCCTTTGTGATAGCTTCCCCTTGGAATGGCATCTCTTCTCCTTGGTCGTAGCCTCCTTGAGCAGGGATAGGCTTCTTTGTAGCTCCCAGGTGCCTCCCACAGTGGGTGTTTGAGGTCTGTCAAGTGTTTTTCCTTGCAGTCTATCTCGGTGCTTTTCTCCCCAGTCTTTATATTCTCAGTTCCGTTTGTCACTTGTgccttttttttgttcattttaacaAGATCAACCCTCCCcagatggaaaatgagggaatgtttgagagagagagagagagagagagagagagagagagagagagagagagagagagagaacgagagagagagaacacgaaCATGAGCGGACCCTCAGTGTCCGTCCCCATGAGAACTTGGTGAGGCTCTGGGCTGGGGGAAAGGGTGAGCTCCAGCCTGAGCCTCCGTGTCCCCTGCTGCAGGTACATTGAGAAATCGGCTGAGGAGCTGGATGAGGAGGTGGAGTATGACATGGATGAGGAGGACTATATCTGGCTGGACATCATGAACGAGCGTCGGAAGACGGAGGGAGTGAGCCCCATCCCCCAGGAGGTCTTTGAGTACCTGATGGACCGGCTGGAGAAGGAGTCCTATTTCGAGAGCCACCACAAGGGGGACCCCAACGCCCTGGTGGACGAGGACGCCGTGTGCTGCATCTGCAATGACGGTGAGTGTCAGAACAGCAATGTGATTCTCTTCTGCGATATGTGCAACCTGGCCGTTCACCAAGAATGCTACGGCGTGCCCTACATCCCCGAGGGCCAGTGGCTCTGCCGCCGCTGCCTTCAGTCCCCGTCCCGGGCAGTGGACTGCGCGCTCTGCCCGAACAAGGGCGGGGCCTTCAAGCAGACGGACGACGGCCGGTGGGCTCACGTAGTGTGCGCCCTGTGGATCCCCGAGGTCTGCTTTGCCAACACGGTGTTTCTGGAGCCCATCGACAGCATCGAGCACATCCCGCCCGCCCGATGGAAACTCACGTGCTACATCTGCAAGCAGAGGGGCTCGGGGGCCTGTATCCAGTGCCACAAGGCCAACTGCTACACGGCCTTCCACGTGACCTGTGCCCAGCAGGCCGGCCTCTACATGAAGATGGAGCCCGTCCGGGAAACGGGGGCCAACGGCACCTCCTTCAGTGTGCGTAAAACCGCCTACTGCGATATCCACACACCTCCGGGCTCTGTGCGCCGCCTGCCCGCCCTGTCACACAgcgaaggggaagaagaggaggaggaagaggaagaagagggaaaaggctgGAGTTCAGAGAAGGTGAAGAAAGCGAAGGCGAAGTCAAGGATAAAGATGAAGAAGGCTCGGAAGATCTTGGCAGAAAAACGGGCGGCAGCACCTGTGGTATCAGTCCCCTGCATCCCACCACACAGGTAGGCAGGGCCCCAGGTGACTAAGAATGGGGACCCCATGATTTCCCCTTTGGCCAAGAGGTTCTGCGgtcattaagagttggaagggaccttagatatcatctagtcaaTCCTTCTGTTCTACAGCGAGGGGGATTGAGGGCCAAAGAGATGAAGTAAGTTGTCCCCGCTTACGCAGCTAGCTAATAACAGCCAGGGCTAGCGTGCACATCTCCAGGGTCCAGGCTTTTACAACAGGAGCCGGCAGAGCCACAACGGAGAGCAGAGATTGGTAAACCTTTTCTAGCccacaagaaaaaatattatataccCTAACTTAAAAGTAGCTTGATTTAGGAGAGTAAAACTttataaggaattttaaaatagcCATTACTTTCATATTTTAGCTAGCTAAAATGGGGATGAGGGGTGAGTAGGAagaaaggatgaaataaaagaaactttAACCAAAGGGAAAAGGTGGTTGTAGGGGGATGAATAGAGAAAGCTATAAAAAAAACCTGTTAGCTAGTTTCTGGAGTATAAACTATATATTCCATGTTGTTTACTGGGCCTATAACATCTTCTTTTTACCCTTTGAAATGCTATAATTAGTCAACTTACTATTGCTTACAGCCCTCTCTCTCATTGCCCTTTATCCTCACACCCTTCTACATTTACTGAATGGTATAGTCCCCTGAGGGAAATGGCTGTGAGCTTAGAGTCTGCACACAGCATCATTCCTTTGAGCTAGAGAAAATCAAGTCAAAGAGCCACTGAGGCCCAAGAGGCCCCCTGCCCTGGTGTAGAACTGGGTGTTGGGGGCTTGGATCCTTGCTTGCTGAAGGCTTCATCTCTGGGGATGCTGAAACCACTTCACAGGTTAAGCAGGTCTCCATGGCGTTTACGGCTGGATGAGAGGTTTCCAAAGACCCTTTGCTTTCTGCTTCAATGAGGATGGGACGGGAG
Coding sequences within it:
- the LOC123256630 gene encoding peregrin-like, whose protein sequence is MGVDFDVKTFCHNLRATKPPYECPIETCRKIYKSYSGIEYHLYHYDHDSPPPPQQTPLRKHKKKGRQSRSANKQSPSPSEVSQSPSREVMTYAQAQRMVEVDLHGRVHRISIFDNLDVVSEDDEAPEENPENGSNKENTETPAATPKAGKHKNKDKRKDSNHHHHHHHNASANPTPKLPEVVYRELEQDTPDAPPRPTSYYRYIEKSAEELDEEVEYDMDEEDYIWLDIMNERRKTEGVSPIPQEVFEYLMDRLEKESYFESHHKGDPNALVDEDAVCCICNDGECQNSNVILFCDMCNLAVHQECYGVPYIPEGQWLCRRCLQSPSRAVDCALCPNKGGAFKQTDDGRWAHVVCALWIPEVCFANTVFLEPIDSIEHIPPARWKLTCYICKQRGSGACIQCHKANCYTAFHVTCAQQAGLYMKMEPVRETGANGTSFSVRKTAYCDIHTPPGSVRRLPALSHSEGEEEEEEEEEEGKGWSSEKVKKAKAKSRIKMKKARKILAEKRAAAPVVSVPCIPPHRLSKITNRLTIQRKSQFMQRLHSYWTLKRQSRNGVPLLRRLQTHLQSQRNCDQVGAPRPAPPGGLGTGRDSEDKNWALKEQLKSWQRLRHDLERARLLVELIRKREKLKRETIKVQQVALEMQLTPFLILLRKTLEQLQEKDTGNIFSEPVPLSEVTEIYEVPDYLEHIKKPMDFSTMKQNLEAYRYLNFDDFEEDFHLIVSNCLKYNAKDTIFYRAAVRLREQGGTVLRQARRQADKMGIDFETGMHFPHSLAGDETLLHAEDEEERFLLSENQKHLPPEEQLKLLLEQLDEVNASKQSVNRSRRAKMIKKEMTALRRKLAHQREAGRDGPERHGSAGRSALQAHTPCDKDGQTDSAAEESSSQETGKGLGPNLSSTPSHEVGRRTSVLFSKKNPKTAGPPKRPGRPPKNRESQLAPGHGNSPVGPPQLPIMGSQRQRKRGRSPRPSSSSDSDSDKSTEDPPM